One segment of Triticum aestivum cultivar Chinese Spring chromosome 2A, IWGSC CS RefSeq v2.1, whole genome shotgun sequence DNA contains the following:
- the LOC123184956 gene encoding uncharacterized protein: MVILCGGHPAPSVHSEFLSGWLSLNSTRMPYHLCSTERNIRKQNRHQQAITFAKSTSLQDSVASVKPSRLLPTVKPKTFPNSVPDEILSKLKLEESDAFYMLELWTTRELSSSLLDKNAATLIYLIDVDGASLLKRVPAIYGDQPAHGTTPLQFLPFQSGSVDIITFKGPKLQTIKEIWIGLEPGSWRLDGLNLKVMHGARNTPEDLEGALELKFSGL; encoded by the exons ATGGTGATCCTTTGTGGTGGCCACCCTGCTCCTTCGGTTCATTCTGAATTTTTATCTGGATGGCTATCACTCAACAGCACCAGAATGCCTTACCATTTGTGCTCAACCGAAAGGAACATCAGAAAGCAAAACAGACATCAGCAGGCGATTACCTTCGCAAAAAGCACTTCACTACAAG ATTCAGTGGCCTCTGTAAAGCCATCTCGTCTTCTGCCCACAGTGAAACCAAAAACATTTCCCAATAGCGTCCCTGATGAGATACTATCAAAACTCAAATTGGAAGAATCTGATGCCTTTTACATGCTAGAGCTGTGGACAACTAGAGAACTTAGTTCCTCTTTGCTAGATAAGAATGCTGCGACCTTAATCTACTTAATCGATGTTGACGGTGCCTCCTTGTTAAAAAGAGTACCAGCAATCTATGGGGACCAACCTGCACATGGCACCACGCCCTTACAATTCCTTCCTTTTCAAAGTGGTTCAGTTGATATCATCACCTTTAAAGGTCCCAAATTGCAGACAATCAAAGAAATCTGGATCGGCCTTGAACCAG GTTCATGGAGATTAGATGGTTTAAATTTGAAAGTGATGCATGGAGCACGGAATACACCTGAAGATCTTGAGGGAGCACTTGAGCTCAAGTTCAGCGGTTTATAG